One Dissulfuribacter thermophilus DNA window includes the following coding sequences:
- the rdgC gene encoding recombination-associated protein RdgC — MGLLSNTNSFSCFYASPQDHGTDLYLWLKERVFQFSFRDEVEGLSKKVGWASIVDPYSPEIAEESMFVGDFLVLSMRVEERRVPKALVKKYCAIEEEKIKRSKDLKRLSRREKKRIREQVEFLLLQKVLPIPSVYDMAWDLNGEIVYFFSTSSKVIGDFQDFFHKSFDIMPSPIIPYNLAMTRFGTDSVKGLSPEVFV; from the coding sequence ATGGGACTCCTGAGTAACACTAATAGTTTTTCATGTTTTTATGCGTCGCCACAAGATCATGGAACAGATCTTTACCTGTGGTTGAAGGAACGTGTATTTCAATTTTCGTTTAGAGATGAGGTAGAGGGACTTTCAAAAAAGGTGGGATGGGCCTCTATTGTTGATCCATATTCACCTGAGATTGCAGAGGAATCAATGTTTGTTGGTGATTTCCTCGTATTGTCCATGAGGGTTGAGGAAAGGAGAGTACCAAAGGCCCTTGTAAAAAAATATTGTGCCATTGAGGAAGAGAAGATCAAAAGGAGTAAAGATCTTAAGAGACTTTCAAGAAGGGAAAAAAAGAGGATTAGGGAACAGGTAGAATTTTTGCTTCTTCAAAAGGTACTTCCTATACCATCTGTTTATGATATGGCATGGGATTTAAATGGAGAAATCGTATATTTTTTTAGCACATCGTCAAAGGTAATAGGAGATTTTCAGGATTTCTTTCATAAGAGCTTTGACATCATGCCATCTCCAATTATACCGTACAATTTGGCTATGACCCGATTTGGTACTGATTCTGTAAAAGGACTTTCTCCAGAGGTATTTGTCTAG